A segment of the Marinitoga sp. 1197 genome:
AAAATGAGTTTTTCTTATTTTTTGTCTAATCTTCGGGGGTCAAGCCGCTTTTAAATCCTTAAATGTTAAATAAATTACAGGATATTTATTTAAATGTTTTTCTATTATCTCTTTTTCTTCATATATTTTTAAGTTTTCAAATAGATGTTTATTATCTTCATCATTTTTAAAAAAATACTCCAACATACTTATGTTCAACGTTTTTCCAAACCTTCTTGGTCTGGTTATTAGTATTACCCTGCCTCCTGTTATTATTTCTTTTATTAACATGCTTTTATCTATATAGTATGCATTATCTTCTATTACTGTTTTGAAATCACTGTCTCCTATTGGTAAGCGTTTCAATTTCATCATTTCACCTCCATACTTTGTAATTATTTATCCGATTCTTATATAAAGTATTAGTGTCTTTATTATATTTTTTCTTCAAAAACATTATACCATAAAAAAAGAAACGCTAATACACCCACTCAGGCTATCCCTAAAACACTTCTAAAAAAATAATATAATTAGAATATCTAAATATAATAGGAAGTTTATAAATTTAACATTTAATCTAATGTTACTTTTAAAAATTATCTATGCTTAAAAATGGCTACAAAAAAATTAAGGGATGCTTGCGCATCCCTTAATCTTTTTTGGTTTTTATTTCACCTTTTCCAACTCTTATATTTAATTTATCTTTGTCCAGATCTATTATCACCTTACTCTTTGGAGGAATCTTTCCTGCAATAATCATATTCGCTAATTCCATTTCGATTTCCCTTTCGATTACCCTTCTCAAAGGTCTTGCTCCAAATATTCTATCATAACCTTTTCTGGCAATATACTCTTTTGCATTTTCTGTTATCATTAATTCTAAATCCTTTTCTTTCAGTCTTTCTTCCAATCTTCTCATCATTATACCAACAATTTCTTTAACTTCATCAACAGATAAAGGTTTAAATACAACTATTTCATCTAATCTGTTTAAGAATTCTGGTCTAAAATATTTCTTTAATTCTTCTCTGACAATTTTTTCCATATCCTTTTCTTCGTTTAATCTTTCTTCTTCATTTACGAATCCTAACTTCCCTCTATTTTCTAATTTATTTAATATATTTTCTGAACCAATATTACTTGTCATAATAATAATGGTATTTCTAA
Coding sequences within it:
- a CDS encoding AAA family ATPase, giving the protein MKLKRLPIGDSDFKTVIEDNAYYIDKSMLIKEIITGGRVILITRPRRFGKTLNISMLEYFFKNDEDNKHLFENLKIYEEKEIIEKHLNKYPVIYLTFKDLKAA